The sequence below is a genomic window from Streptosporangium lutulentum.
GGCGGTGCTGGTCAGGTTCGCCGTCTACGCCTCCTCCAGGCTGGGGGAGAAGGTTCTCGCCGAGCTGCGCCAGGAGTTCGTCGGCCGGGTGCTCGGCCTGCCGCTGTCCACGGTCGAGCGCGCCGGATCGGGCGACCTGATCACCCGGACCTCGCGGGACGTGGACTCGCTGTCGCGCACCGTACGGCACGCCGTCCCCGAGACGCTGATCGCGATGGTCACCTGCGTGATCACCGTCGGTGCCCTGCTGCTCGTGGGACCGCTCCTCGCGCTGCCCTCGCTGCTGGCCGTCCCGATCCTGTGGGTCTCCACCCGGTGGTACCTCAAGCGGGCCAGGGACGGATACCTGCGGGAGAGCGCCGCCTACGCGGACATGACCGACGGACTGGCCGAGACGGTCAGCGGCGCTCGCGCCGTGGAGGCCATGGGCCTGCAGGAGCGGCGGCACCGCCGTACCGACACCGACATCTCCCGGTCCTGGGCGGCCGAGCGCTACACCCTCGGGCTGCGCACGGTCTGGTTCCCGACGGTCGAGCTGGGCTACGTGATCCCGATCGTGGCGACGCTGGTCATCGGCGGCATGTTCTACATCGAGGACTGGGTCTCGCTGGCCCAGGTCACCGCGGCCACGCTGTACGTGCAGCAGCTCATCGACCCGCTCGACCGGCTGCTCATGTGGATCGACGAGCTCCAGGTCGGCGGGGCCTCCATGGCGCGCCTGCTGGGCGTCGCCGAGGTGCCCGACGACCGCGAGCCCGGGCCCGGCGTCCCCGACGGCGAGGAGCTGGAGGCCGACGACGTCCGCTACGCCTACCGGGAGGGCCACGACGTGCTGCACGGCATCGACCTGGTGGTCGAGCCGGGGGAGCGACTGGCCATGGTGGGGCCGTCCGGCGCGGGCAAGTCCACGCTGGGCCGCCTGCTCGCGGGCATCCACGGCCCGCGCACCGGTGCGGTCACGGTCGGCGGCACCTCACTGGTCGAGCTTCCCCTGGACGACCTGCGCGGCCACGTCGCCCTGGTGACCCAGGAGCACCACATCTTCCGGGGCACCCTGCGGGAGAACGTGCTGATCGCCCGTCCCGAGGCGGACGAGGCCCAGGTCCGCGCGGCGCTGGAGGCCGTGGACGCCTGGGGGTGGGTCGACGCGCTGCCCGAGGGGCTGGACACGGTCGTCGGTTCCGGCGGTGAGTCGATCTCCGCCGCCCAGGCGCAGCAGACCGCTCTGGCCCGGCTGGTCCTGGCCGACCCGCACACCCTGGTCCTCGACGAGGCCACCTCGCTGATCGACCCCCGGGCCGCCCGCCATCTGGAACGATCCCTGGCGGCCGTCCTCGAAGGCCGTACGGTGATCGCCATCGCCCACCGTCTCTACACGGCGCACGACGCCGACCGGGTCGCGGTGGTCGAGAACGGCCGGATCAGCGAGCTCGGCTCCCATGACGAACTCGTCGCGGCCGGAGGTTCCTACGCCGCCCTGTGGAGTAGCTGGCACGGCGCGGCCAAGTGAGACGGCGTCCCAGGCGGCGGCGCGCCCGGTTCGCGCGCCGCCTGTGACGATGGCGCCCTTGCGGTTCGAAACGGGCTTCGACGGCTACAGTGACAATTGCTGACAGTAGTCAGTCAAATGCATGTAGTCACGAGGCTGAACTGAGAGGGGTGTCACTTCGTGTCACCTGAATTGATCAAATCCGTCGCGGGCGGCGGGGGCTTCCGCCGGCGTGCGGCGCTGGGCAAGCTTCTGATGGGTGCTTTCGTCGTCGTCCCCGTCGTCGTCTCCTACGGGGGCGTCGCCGTGGCCTCCACCGCCGGGCCGTCGGCTCACACGACCTCCGGCGTGGCCTGCTCGTGCTCGGTGACCGCGGCGGACACGTCGCCCTCCGCCGTCATGTCGTACAGCGGCACGGCCTTCTCCGCCGTCACGGCGGCCCCCGGCCCCGGAGGGGCGCGTCGGGACGA
It includes:
- a CDS encoding ABC transporter ATP-binding protein; this encodes MSKQILPVADQAQVRAYARRLTLKYPRELSVALGLHGLAAVAGLAVPWLLGGLVEGVQEGTGADVTGVSLGIGGFLAAQAVLVRFAVYASSRLGEKVLAELRQEFVGRVLGLPLSTVERAGSGDLITRTSRDVDSLSRTVRHAVPETLIAMVTCVITVGALLLVGPLLALPSLLAVPILWVSTRWYLKRARDGYLRESAAYADMTDGLAETVSGARAVEAMGLQERRHRRTDTDISRSWAAERYTLGLRTVWFPTVELGYVIPIVATLVIGGMFYIEDWVSLAQVTAATLYVQQLIDPLDRLLMWIDELQVGGASMARLLGVAEVPDDREPGPGVPDGEELEADDVRYAYREGHDVLHGIDLVVEPGERLAMVGPSGAGKSTLGRLLAGIHGPRTGAVTVGGTSLVELPLDDLRGHVALVTQEHHIFRGTLRENVLIARPEADEAQVRAALEAVDAWGWVDALPEGLDTVVGSGGESISAAQAQQTALARLVLADPHTLVLDEATSLIDPRAARHLERSLAAVLEGRTVIAIAHRLYTAHDADRVAVVENGRISELGSHDELVAAGGSYAALWSSWHGAAK